A window from Telopea speciosissima isolate NSW1024214 ecotype Mountain lineage chromosome 8, Tspe_v1, whole genome shotgun sequence encodes these proteins:
- the LOC122670502 gene encoding ribulose-phosphate 3-epimerase, chloroplastic-like, protein MYLLLMIQIKSLGATAGVVLNPATPLTAIECVLDVVDLVLIMSVNPGFGGQIFIESQVKKISDLRRMCAEKGVNPWIEVDGGVGPANAYKVIEAGANALVAGSAVFGAKNYAEAIKGIKTSRRPVAVPV, encoded by the exons ATGTACCTGCTTCTTATGATTCAGATCAAGAGTCTAGGAGCTACAGCAGGAGTCGTCTTAAACCCTGCTACCCCTCTAACTGCCATAGAATGTGTTCTTGATG TGGTTGACCTGGTGTTGATTATGTCAGTCAACCCTGGATTTGGTGGACAGATCTTTATTGAGAGCCAAGTAAAGAAAATCTCTGACTTGAGAAGGATGTGTGCCGAGAAG GGTGTGAACCCATGGATTGAAGTTGATGGTGGAGTTGGTCCAGCAAATGCATATAAG GTTATTGAAGCCGGAGCCAATGCTTTGGTTGCTGGTTCTGCTGTCTTTGGAGCTAAAAATTATGCTGAAG CTATAAAAGGGATAAAGACCAGCAGAAGGCCTGTTGCTGTTCCAGTATAA